In the Nitrospinota bacterium genome, CACTAAAACAAAGCCATCTCCTTAAATTAACGATTAGGAACATTTAGTCTATTTTTAGAGATGCCCTAAAATTAATCCATATCAATAAAAATTTGTCTTTATAATTATCTGATCTAAAAAATTCTTCGAGGCAATCATGGCGCTTGAATTTTATAATTATATCAAAACCCACGCTGAAAACATTCCCGATCATCCGGCCATTATTGACGGCGACCAAACCCTCACCTATCGTGAACTTTTGGAGCAGGTTGAAAAGTTCTCCAGCGCCTTGACCGGACTCGACCTCAACCCGCACAGCAAGCTGGGGATTTTTTGCCTGAATCAAAAGGAGTACCTGATTGCCTTTCTGGGCGCATTACACAAAGGTCTGCCCATTGTTCCGTTTAATTTCCTTCTGGGCCCGGAGGATCTGGTTTTCATCACTAAAAATGCCGGGGTTGATACTCTGGTGGTGGACTCGATGTTTATAAAAAAAGAAACCCTGCCCTTTTTCCAGATGTTCCTGCACAAAATTGTGGTCGGAGAAGTCGACCTCGCGCCATTGGGACCCGGCACCCTGGCCTTCGAGGATTTTTTACTACTTGGCAACCACAAGGAAGGCCCGCACAGCAAGGACCCATCCATTCCCGACACGATTTTTTATACTTCCGGCACCACGGGCCGTCCTAAGGGAGTGATGCTCAACGAGAAGCAATTCAACACCAATTGTGACGGGTTTCTGGAGCATTTGGAAATTTCCGGTAAAGACCGGGCCATCGTCGCCCTGCCGTTATTTCATTCTTTTGGCAACATCATGTCTCTCGTGCTTTTGCGGCAGGGAGCCACACTGATCCTGTTAAGACAATTTGCTCCAAAAACCATTCTTGCCACCGTCACCAAACACCAGGCCACCCTGCTTCCGTTGGTACCGACGATTTATTCCTTCCTCCTTGATATCTTTGCACGCGGCGGTTACGACGTTTCCTCACTCCGCGCTTGCATCTCAGGAGGCGCTTCGTTGCCGGAAGTCTTGCACGAAAGAGTCCGGGACATTCTTGGGACCGCCGTGCTGGAAGGCTACGGGCTCACCGAGACCTCTCCCGTGATCGCCGTCAACACCTTTCAAAATGGAGGTGTTCCCGGTTCGGTAGGCCCGGTGCTGAAAAATTTACAACTTAAAATCGTTGACGAAACGGGGCAACCTGTCAAGCAAGGAGATGTGGGGGAAATCTGGGTACAGGGAGAAACGGTCATGCAGGGGTATTGGCAAAACCCAAAGGAAACCGAAGAAATCTTAACCAGCGACGGGTGGTTAAAAACCGGAGACCTCGGCCATATGGATGCAAACAACCTGCTTTATATTTCGGCGGGCAGGAAAAAAGACCTCATCATCCGCGCCGGGGAGAACGTCGCTCCACTCACCATTGAAAACGTGATGATGAACCATCCGGGAATCTTGGAAGTAGCCGCCATCGGCATCCCCGATGACCGGCTGGGGGAAAAGGTCAAAGTCTGCGTTGTCTTAAGAGAAGGCGCCACGGCCGATGCACATGCGCTCAAGGAGTTCTGCAGAAAACGGCTTCCGGCTTTCATGATTCCCGACAGCATCCAGTTCTATGAATCGCTTCCCAAAAACGCCACCGGGAAAATTCTTAAAACCAAATTGCGGGAATCATGAAAATTTAATCCAGAGTAAAAAACTCCCTTTTTTAAAAATCCACCGCACAGCGAAATCCCACGCTATCAATCCGGTAGTCCACCCACATAGCTTTGCGGTTTGAGGGTCGCAAATCGGAAGCGCCGGTTGTCCAAGAACCGCCTCTAAAAATTTTGTTATTGGTTCCACCATGCATGACGCGTTCCGATCGAAACGCACCCTTTGGATCTTTCTTAGGGCTCATCCGGTAATAGTTGGTTTCCATCCAATCGGCAACCCATTCGTTGACATTGCCGGCCATGTCGTGAAGGCCATAGGCATTGGGAGGAAAAGACCCTACCGGGGCGGTGAATGCAAACTCGTCAGAGTTATTTGGGTCTCTTAAATTTGCCGAGCAGGATTGGTCGCAATAGTTGGCCTTTTTAGGATCAAACTCATCTCCCCAATAGAAGTTGGTTGTAGACCCCGCTCGGGCGGCGTATTCCCATTCCGCTTCGGTAGGCAGACGCTTGCCAACCTTGGTACAGTAGATATCCGCTTCAATCCAAGTGGTGCTTTCAACGGGCAGATCGGCTCCTTTAAAACGCGAAGAATTGGTATTCATAGTTTGCTGGAATTGTCTCTGGGTCACTTCAAACTTATCCATTTTAAATGCCGAAACGCAAACTTCATGCACCGGTTGTTCATCTTGAGCGCCTTTATCACTGCCCATTTGAAAACAACCCGCTTCGATGCTAACCATTTCAGTCGGTGCGCCGGAACCTTCCGCCTGAATCAATTGAATTTTGACATCGCTTTGCATTTCCTGCACATACACCCTATCTTGCCGCGGCACGCCAATGTATTTAAACGTCGCCCTGTGCTTTGGGACCAATTCCATCTTCCCAGTTTTTAAAAAGAAAAACCGGTAATGGGCAACGGGTTCGGAACTTGCCGGATTCAGGTAGTTTCGCATATTGTTCTTGTCGGCTTCTTCCAAAATAACGGTTTCATCCACCAATTCTGCTTCCAGCGCTTCCGTCTCCCCTTCAAGGGTCACGAGAACTTGTCTGCCGTTGGAAACCTTCATTGCCAGAAGCCGGTCGATCAAATCATTGGCTTCCTGATACTTTTTCAAACCGATCTTTGTTTCGGCGAGAGACTTCATAACGCGAAAATTTTCCGGGTCCGTCTCCAACGCCTGGGAAAATAATTTTTCCGCGACGGAATATTCCTTCTTCTCTAGAGCCACATCGCCGGAAGCGAGAGTTTCAGCAATCCCACTAAAAGCCTGAGCAGGCCATAACATAAATACGGCAAGAATTCCTGCTGTATATAGATGAGCACACTTTACATGCCAATTACGAATCACGGTCATGAGCCAACTCCAAATCGTTTGTTAAGGGAATATTGTTCCAGGTATTATACCATCTGACTACTGGACGGTACACTTTTCAAAGTTTCAGAAATTGAAAGGACTGGCTCAGTTTTTTCAAAGGCGGGGAACAAGGGAAGTTCGGCATGAGGAAAAAAAACGGTGTCTCAGAATTCTATTCTTTTTTGTTTTCCGGGGCTTTCTCTTTTCCCGGTTTTATTTGAGGTTTGCCTTTGGCGGTATCCTGACCGGTTTTGACTTTTTTCAAGGCATCCCATTCCTCGGCGCTATCGCCGCCCTTTTTTTTCTTATATTTATCTCTTTTGGGGAAATAATCTATTTCATCAATCATCACATTACCTGCTTTTTAAATTTATTGCGGCTTCGCGCCAGAAGTTTCTTTATTGTACAAACTTACCAGTTGATCGATCACAGGGCCTTTGATACCCAGCGCTACGGCCCGATTCAGATGCGCTACGGCCATCTCCCCTCTATTTAACAGAGTATACGCCACCGCCAGGTTGACGTGCCCGGCTCCGTAATTCGGGTCCATGTCCAACGCCCGCTTGAGTTCGGCCACCGCCTGATCCGGTTTTTGCATTTTAATATACACCTGCGCCAGGGCGTCATAGGCGATTTTATTGAAGGGCCAGGCGCGGATGGCGTCTTTCAGCTTGCTTTCCGCCTCTTCTAATTTTCCCATAAAATTCAGGTTATTGCCATAATTGGTCAACGCCACGGTATGAGTCGGATTCAACTGCAACCCTTTGGCGTAAAACGCATTGGCCTGATCCAGATTGCCCTGCACATTCCAACTCGCCCCTAATTTGAAGTAGGGGTTCCAGTGCGAAGGCAATAATTCAGCCGCTTCCTGATAAGCCAATCGCGCCTGTTCCAATTTTCTGCCCGCCAACAGGGAGTCTCCTTCCTGCAACCGCTTAAAATAGTCCACCCTGGCTTGAATTTCTTCCGGTGTTTTTATGGGAGCGGCCCCAAGTAGAATTCCAATCAATAACAGGGACGTGAACATTCCCATTCCCAGCAGGATTTTGGGCGAAGACAAAATAGTCTGAATGCGGTTTTTAAAAGGAAACCGGACCACCAGCCAGCCGACCCCAAGGATGGCGATCCCTTGAGACAGGGGGAAAATTACCATGAAAAGAACATCCCTGAAATCCGCTTTCCCAGGATTGTCCAGAAACATCAACTTAAAAAAATTGGACGATCGCAATAATTGACCGGGCCTCTCCAGGACCAGATGAGGAAGATTTGCCAACGCCTCCCAGGTAAATTGCGGGTGGTTGTAAGGCAGGGAAACCTTGTACTGAACGATCATAAAGTATTGCGCCAGCACCCCGATAATGACAAGGCTCATTGCCACAGGCCACAAGCCTTTACGGTTCGAGCACCATTCAAGCAACCGCGCCAACCCCAAGGCAAACACCGGAAGCGCGGATATCAGGTGCCGGTGACCGTAAGAGGCAGAATCCTCCGGGTACAAAAGAATGATCGAAAATATCCCTGCCAGGTAAGCCAGGAGCGCAAGACGGATGTCTTTCAGAAACCCGCTTTTCATAAACAGTCCCAAAAGCCCCGCCATCGCCAGCGGCATGGACAAACTCAAACCTACAAAACGCCGGAAACTGATCCGATCAGACAGCGCTTCCTCCATGCCAGGGTCCGATAACCCGTACCATTGCTGGAGAAGAAGCGGAGCAGGATATCAACCGCTACCTGCAACAAGTTCCCGGTTCCGCCGAGGGGCGTTTGTTAGCAGGTAAAATTTTCGCGGCAATGGGAAAAGAGAGTCTGGCAATAGAAGCTTTCAAAAGCGTGCAGGGAAACCCATCAGCCGAGGCCAGAGCGCATAACAATCTGGGGATTTTGTACATTCAAAGCAAAAAACCGGAACAAGCAATTCTGGAGTTTAACAACGCCGTTTCCCTCAATCCCAATTTGCCGGACGCGCATTACAACCTGGCCGTTCTTCTGCTGGATACTAAAGGCAACCCCAATCAGGCCCGCCAACATCTGGAGGTGGCGTTGCAATTAAATGATGACCCGGCCCGCCGCGAAGCCATCCAAAAACGGTTGCGGGAGATGCAGAAATGATTAAAGAAATTTTGTAAAACAAGTCCTCCCCTCACCTAGCCTCTCCCCTCTGGAGGGGAGAGGGATTTTTCCTCCAGGCTTTCTTTGCGTTCTCTGCATCTTGGCGGTGAAACCACCCCTCCCAGCCTCCCCTTCGTAAGGAGACCTTTGCGTAACCCGTCATTGCGAACGAAGTGAAGCAATCCAGAATCCTGGATCGCCACGCCGCTTTGCGGCTCGCGATGACGTATAGAATAGTCTCAGGGCAAACTCCATGAAGATTCTCGACTTACGCAAAGGTCTCATTCGTAAGGGGAGGAGTTTGTTTTTCATCCTGTCTATCCTGTTAATCCTGTCCAATTTTTCTCTTGGTTTTCTTTGCGTCCTCTGCGCCTTTGCGGTAAACAACGGGTTTTGTTTTTTCTGCTTCAAGGGTTCCATGTGATTTAAAAAATCCTTTAAACCGCTCTCTTGCGTTTGGAGTAAGGCAGGAACCAGCCCTTGACCAACACCCTTCTTATCTCGCGGACTGAGACTTTTAAATTGCCCTGGATTGTTTTGCGCTGGGCGAGAACTCTCGGCAGGCCCTTGACGGCATCCCACTTCGCCCGAAAGATAACCTTGCCTTTTCCCTGGATCGTGAACCAAAGCAAAGCCGCGATATTGGCGAGCAAATGCTGGGGAAGATAAATCCATAAAAGGTAACTGGGCATATTTTTCACATAGGCCCAAACCAGATTGCGGTTGCCATGATAGACCGCGTAATCGCTGGTGCGGTGCGTGGACCCGGACCCCACATGCGCCACCACGGCATCGGCAACATAAAGACAGCGATGCCCCGCCAAGCGGATTCTAAAACCCAGATCGACATCTTCAAAATAGGAATGAAAGGTTTCGTCAAACCCACCAGCCTCAAGAAAAATATCCTTCTGGATCATCGCCGCCGCCGCGCAGGCTGAAAAAATTTCATCCGTCCTTCTATTGGTTTTTGATGCACTCAAACCGTGATCCCGCCGCCAGGCCAAACCGCTGACATGGTAGATGTCCCCGGTTCCGTCCATCGCATCGGCGGCCCCATGGCGCAACATATGACTGCCAAAAAATGAAAACTCCGGCTTGCCTTCTGCGGCGCGGATCAGGTTTTCCAGCCAATTAGGTTCAGCAAAAGCATCTGGATTCAAAAAAGCGATCCAGTCACAGGCTTTCACTTTTTCCGCACCCAGGTTGTTGGCATGAGAAAACCCGGTATTGTCATGGAGGCGGATCAATTCGACATGTGGGAATTGTTCCTCAATTCCTGAGAGCGAATCATCTGAACTCGCATTGTCCACGACGATCACTTCCTGCGGCGGGCGGGTTTGATGGGTCAGCGCGGCAAGGCATTTCTCCAGATCTTTGCCCAAGTTCCAGTTCACAATGATGACTGCTACCGGATTCGTTTTATCCATCGATTTATCCATTGATCAAGAAAAGAATCCAGCCGTTCGACCCTCTTGCAAACCTGAAAAAGACCGCATATACTCCCTCGAAGTGGTAGAAATTTCTTCAACCCGATAAAGCATCAGGCTGACTCTTCCAATATGAAATCCCATTTTGTGACCGGCGGCGCTGGTTTTATCGGCTGCAATTTCATTTTAAACCTGCTTACCTCCGATGACGTCAAAGTTCTCAATTACGACAAATTAACCTATGCCGGGAATCTGGAATCCCTCGCATCCGTTGCCTCGCATCCGAACTATGCCTTCGAGGCAGGCGATATCTGCGACCCCGATCGCGTTTCCCAATTGCTGGAAGCACACCAGCCGGATGCCATTATCAACTTTGCGGCGGAATCGCATGTCGACCGCTCCATAGACGGTCCGGCGCCGTTCATTGAAACTAATATTACGGGAACCTTCAAACTCCTGGAAGCCGCCCGCAAGTACTGGAGTGCGCTCAAAGGTGAAAAGAAAGCCGGTTTCCGGTTTCTGCACGTGTCCACCGATGAAGTGTTCGGGTCTCTTGGGGCAACGGGATATTTTACCGAAGAAACCCCGTATGCACCCAACTCCCCGTATGCCGCTTCAAAAGCTTCCTCTGACCATCTGGTGAGGTCTTACCACCAGACTTACGGGCTTCCGGTTCTGACCACAAACTGCTCCAACAATTACGGCCCCTGCCAGTTTCCAGAGAAACTGGTTCCGTTGATGATTCATAATGCATTGACAGGAAAGCCGCTTCCGGTTTATGGCGATGGACAACAAATCCGCGACTGGCTTTATGTCGAAGATCATTGCCGCGCCATTCTTGCGGTTCTCGAAAAAGGCCGCCTGGGCGAAGTGTACAACATTGGCGGAAGCAACGAAAAGGCCAATCTTGAAATGGTCCACACTCTGTGCAGTCTCCTCGATGAAATGGCGCCAAAGTCTTCTTTTAAGCCGCACAAATCACTCATCAAATTCGTTGCTGATCGACCGGGGCACGACCGTCGCTATGCCATTGATTCAGGGAAAATACAACGCGAGCTGGGCTGGAGTCCAAAGGAAACATTTGATACCGGACTTCGTAAAACCATCCAATGGTATCTGGAAAACCAGACCTGGGTCGAGCGGGTGATGTCTGGAGCCTATCGCGGCGAACGGTTGGGACTCGGCTCTTAGGAAACGGAAAAATTTATGCTAGAAAAACTAAATTCCCCCTCACCTTAATCCTCTCCCCCAATGGGGGAGAGGGGAAAACCCCTTCTCCCCTCTGGGGAGAAGGCGGGGATGAGGGGCTCTTGTTCTTATACCAAGCTCTCTTAGGGGTTTGGCAGTTACAAAAACTTAAAAATATCAATCTTGAGAAGCTCTACACAACTTTTATGATAAATAAAGGAATCATTCTTGCCGGCGGTTCGGGGT is a window encoding:
- a CDS encoding SUMF1/EgtB/PvdO family nonheme iron enzyme yields the protein MLWPAQAFSGIAETLASGDVALEKKEYSVAEKLFSQALETDPENFRVMKSLAETKIGLKKYQEANDLIDRLLAMKVSNGRQVLVTLEGETEALEAELVDETVILEEADKNNMRNYLNPASSEPVAHYRFFFLKTGKMELVPKHRATFKYIGVPRQDRVYVQEMQSDVKIQLIQAEGSGAPTEMVSIEAGCFQMGSDKGAQDEQPVHEVCVSAFKMDKFEVTQRQFQQTMNTNSSRFKGADLPVESTTWIEADIYCTKVGKRLPTEAEWEYAARAGSTTNFYWGDEFDPKKANYCDQSCSANLRDPNNSDEFAFTAPVGSFPPNAYGLHDMAGNVNEWVADWMETNYYRMSPKKDPKGAFRSERVMHGGTNNKIFRGGSWTTGASDLRPSNRKAMWVDYRIDSVGFRCAVDF
- a CDS encoding tetratricopeptide repeat protein, whose amino-acid sequence is MLAGKIFAAMGKESLAIEAFKSVQGNPSAEARAHNNLGILYIQSKKPEQAILEFNNAVSLNPNLPDAHYNLAVLLLDTKGNPNQARQHLEVALQLNDDPARREAIQKRLREMQK
- the rfbB gene encoding dTDP-glucose 4,6-dehydratase produces the protein MKSHFVTGGAGFIGCNFILNLLTSDDVKVLNYDKLTYAGNLESLASVASHPNYAFEAGDICDPDRVSQLLEAHQPDAIINFAAESHVDRSIDGPAPFIETNITGTFKLLEAARKYWSALKGEKKAGFRFLHVSTDEVFGSLGATGYFTEETPYAPNSPYAASKASSDHLVRSYHQTYGLPVLTTNCSNNYGPCQFPEKLVPLMIHNALTGKPLPVYGDGQQIRDWLYVEDHCRAILAVLEKGRLGEVYNIGGSNEKANLEMVHTLCSLLDEMAPKSSFKPHKSLIKFVADRPGHDRRYAIDSGKIQRELGWSPKETFDTGLRKTIQWYLENQTWVERVMSGAYRGERLGLGS
- a CDS encoding tetratricopeptide repeat protein; its protein translation is MFTSLLLIGILLGAAPIKTPEEIQARVDYFKRLQEGDSLLAGRKLEQARLAYQEAAELLPSHWNPYFKLGASWNVQGNLDQANAFYAKGLQLNPTHTVALTNYGNNLNFMGKLEEAESKLKDAIRAWPFNKIAYDALAQVYIKMQKPDQAVAELKRALDMDPNYGAGHVNLAVAYTLLNRGEMAVAHLNRAVALGIKGPVIDQLVSLYNKETSGAKPQ
- a CDS encoding glycosyltransferase family 2 protein → MDKTNPVAVIIVNWNLGKDLEKCLAALTHQTRPPQEVIVVDNASSDDSLSGIEEQFPHVELIRLHDNTGFSHANNLGAEKVKACDWIAFLNPDAFAEPNWLENLIRAAEGKPEFSFFGSHMLRHGAADAMDGTGDIYHVSGLAWRRDHGLSASKTNRRTDEIFSACAAAAMIQKDIFLEAGGFDETFHSYFEDVDLGFRIRLAGHRCLYVADAVVAHVGSGSTHRTSDYAVYHGNRNLVWAYVKNMPSYLLWIYLPQHLLANIAALLWFTIQGKGKVIFRAKWDAVKGLPRVLAQRKTIQGNLKVSVREIRRVLVKGWFLPYSKRKRAV
- a CDS encoding AMP-binding protein, which translates into the protein MALEFYNYIKTHAENIPDHPAIIDGDQTLTYRELLEQVEKFSSALTGLDLNPHSKLGIFCLNQKEYLIAFLGALHKGLPIVPFNFLLGPEDLVFITKNAGVDTLVVDSMFIKKETLPFFQMFLHKIVVGEVDLAPLGPGTLAFEDFLLLGNHKEGPHSKDPSIPDTIFYTSGTTGRPKGVMLNEKQFNTNCDGFLEHLEISGKDRAIVALPLFHSFGNIMSLVLLRQGATLILLRQFAPKTILATVTKHQATLLPLVPTIYSFLLDIFARGGYDVSSLRACISGGASLPEVLHERVRDILGTAVLEGYGLTETSPVIAVNTFQNGGVPGSVGPVLKNLQLKIVDETGQPVKQGDVGEIWVQGETVMQGYWQNPKETEEILTSDGWLKTGDLGHMDANNLLYISAGRKKDLIIRAGENVAPLTIENVMMNHPGILEVAAIGIPDDRLGEKVKVCVVLREGATADAHALKEFCRKRLPAFMIPDSIQFYESLPKNATGKILKTKLRES